In Flavobacterium sp. 83, the genomic window AACGCTACGGATTTAATTAATCCAAAATCGACAATAACTGGAGAAACTCCAATTTTGAAATCTACGAAACACTGGTTTTTGCCTTTGGACCGTTATGAAGATTTCTTGAAAGAATGGATTCTCGTTGGACATAAAAATGACTGGAAACCCAATGTTTACGGACAAGTAAAATCATGGATTGACGGCGGACTCGAGCCTCGTGCGGTAACTCGTGACCTAGATTGGGGAATTGATGTTCCCGTTGAAGGTGCTGAAGGAAAAAAATTATATGTGTGGTTTGATGCGCCAATTGGCTACATTTCATCTACGAAAGAATGGGCTTTGCGCGAAGGAAAAGATTGGGAACCGTACTGGAAAGATCAGGATACGAAACTGGTTCACTTCATTGGGAAGGACAATATTGTTTTCCATTGTATCATTTTTCCGGCGATGTTAAAAGCCGAAGGAAGTTATATTTTGCCGGACAATGTTCCTGCAAACGAGTTCTTGAACTTAGAAGGAAACAAATTGTCTACGTCTAAAAACTGGGCAGTTTGGTTGCACGAATATTTAGAAGAATTCCCGAATCAGCAAGATGTTTTGCGTTATGCGTTGACATCAAATGCGCCGGAAACTAAGGATAATGATTTTACCTGGAAAGATTTTCAAGCAAGAAATAATAATGAATTGGTAGCGATTTACGGGAATTTCATTAATCGTGTGGTGGTTTTAACCAACAAATATTACAACGGAATTGTTCCTCAACCAAATGAACTTTCAGAAGTAGACGAAGCGACTTTAACCGAATTGAAAGCGTACCCAGCTGTGATTTCGAGTTCTGTGGAACGTTACAGATTCCGTGAAGCTTTAAGCGAACTAATGAATGTAGCGCGTTTAGGAAATAAATATTTGGCAGATGAAGAGCCTTGGAAAGTCATCAAAGACAATCCGGAGCGCGTGCAAACGCAAATGTATGTGGCGTTGCAAATAGCTGCTGCGTTGAGTTCACTTTGCGAACCGTTCTTACCCTTTACAGCAAAAAAATTATCAAGAATTTTAAAAATAGAAAGCCCGTTGAACTGGAGTACCATTTCAGAAACATCTGATTTGATTCAGGCTGGACACCAAATTGGGGAAGCTGAATTGTTGTTTGCCAAAATTGAAGACGAGGAAATCCAAAAACAAATCGACAAACTGGAAGCAACAAAAACGGCTAATACTGCCGAAAACAAAAAAGCAGAACCACAGAAAGAAGCGATTCAATTTGAGGATTTTGCCAAAATGGATATCCGTACAGGAACAATATTGGAAGCCGAAAAAATGCCGAAAGCCAACAAGCTTTTGATTTTGAAAGTTGACACCGGAATTGACGTTCGTACGATAGTTTCGGGAATTGCCGAAAGTTTCAAACCAGAAGATATCGTAGGAAAAAAAGTTACTGTTTTAGTGAATTTGGCTCCAAGAAACCTTCGTGGTGTAGAAAGTCAAGGAATGATTTTGATGACTACAAATGCCGAAGGGAAACTGGTATTTGTAAATCCGGATACGGATGGCGTTGCCAATGGAGAGACTATAAATTAAGAAAAATCAATCGAAAATTCGCTAATTAATATATACCATTACTATATTAATTAGCGAATTTGCGGTAAAATTAAACAAATATGAGCCTAAAAGTAATTGCTTTCGATGCCGACGACACCTTATTTATCAATGAAACTTATTTTGACGAAACCGAGAAAAAATTTTGTGGTTTGATGGAAGATTATTTATCCCATCAAGGAATTTCGCAAGAACTTTTTAAAGTGGAAATCGACAATTTAAAAATGTATGGTTATGGCATAAAAGGGTATATCCTTTCTATGATTGAAGCGGCAATGAAAATTTCCAACAATACAATTCCAATTGAAATCATTGAAAAAATTATCCAATATGGGAAGGAATTAATTGAGAAACCTATTGTTTTATTAGATGGCGTTCAAGAAACCCTGGAAGCTTTACACGGAAAATACAAATTAGTCGTGGCAACCAAAGGAGATTTATTGGATCAACGCCGAAAGTTACACAATTCCGGATTGGGAAAATACTTTCATCATATCGAGGTCATGTCCGACAAGCAAGAATTAGACTATCTGGATTTGATCAAGCGATTAGAAATAACTCCACAGGAATTCATGATGATTGGAAACTCATTAAAATCAGATGTTTTACCAGTTTTAGCCATAGGAGGACATGCTGTTCACATCCCTTTTCACACTACTTGGGCTCATGAAAAAATTGATTATAAGGTAGAACATGACAACTTTAATGCTTTTATTAAAATTTCAGATATTTTGAAAACAATTATATAAGTAAAAACTTGCTTTTTTAACCCATTAATGCCAATTTTAACCAATTACCATTAACAACCAACGATTTATATCTGCAAAAAAGCATATAAAAAATTAATGATAAACCAAAACTAGCACTTATTTATATAATTATTGGCAATAATTTCATAATTAACTGTTTGAAATTTCTTATCAAACAATATGTCGTATTTTTGCAAAGAATTTAAAAATGAAAAAAAAATGAAAAAACTTATACCTATTTTAGTATTTGCTCTGGCATTTACATCGATGAGTGCTCAAACTGAGTCAGAAAAAAGCACTAAAGAAGACTACAACAAATGGTCTGTTGAATTAGCAGGAGGTTTTAACAAACCACAAAGACCTATGGCTTCGGGTTATT contains:
- the metG gene encoding methionine--tRNA ligase, which translates into the protein MIQNPKRYTITAALPYTNGPIHIGHLAGVYVPSDIYSRYLRLQGRDVLFVCGSDEHGVAISMKAKKEGITPQEVIDKYDGIIRKSFSDFGISFDNYSRTSAKIHHDTASEFFRKLYDKGDFIEEVTEQLYDAKADQFLADRFVVGTCPKCGNEEAYGDQCEKCGSTLNATDLINPKSTITGETPILKSTKHWFLPLDRYEDFLKEWILVGHKNDWKPNVYGQVKSWIDGGLEPRAVTRDLDWGIDVPVEGAEGKKLYVWFDAPIGYISSTKEWALREGKDWEPYWKDQDTKLVHFIGKDNIVFHCIIFPAMLKAEGSYILPDNVPANEFLNLEGNKLSTSKNWAVWLHEYLEEFPNQQDVLRYALTSNAPETKDNDFTWKDFQARNNNELVAIYGNFINRVVVLTNKYYNGIVPQPNELSEVDEATLTELKAYPAVISSSVERYRFREALSELMNVARLGNKYLADEEPWKVIKDNPERVQTQMYVALQIAAALSSLCEPFLPFTAKKLSRILKIESPLNWSTISETSDLIQAGHQIGEAELLFAKIEDEEIQKQIDKLEATKTANTAENKKAEPQKEAIQFEDFAKMDIRTGTILEAEKMPKANKLLILKVDTGIDVRTIVSGIAESFKPEDIVGKKVTVLVNLAPRNLRGVESQGMILMTTNAEGKLVFVNPDTDGVANGETIN
- a CDS encoding HAD family hydrolase is translated as MSLKVIAFDADDTLFINETYFDETEKKFCGLMEDYLSHQGISQELFKVEIDNLKMYGYGIKGYILSMIEAAMKISNNTIPIEIIEKIIQYGKELIEKPIVLLDGVQETLEALHGKYKLVVATKGDLLDQRRKLHNSGLGKYFHHIEVMSDKQELDYLDLIKRLEITPQEFMMIGNSLKSDVLPVLAIGGHAVHIPFHTTWAHEKIDYKVEHDNFNAFIKISDILKTII